One Setaria viridis chromosome 5, Setaria_viridis_v4.0, whole genome shotgun sequence genomic region harbors:
- the LOC117858568 gene encoding uncharacterized protein At4g15970, producing the protein MGLGLGGKEACQHVVFFLVGAALPTALLVLLASDRLGEGLSTISSSWGPTPTQLPASAVGGPPAQGGNTTLSAGGAAPTATHAQQSEFADLAELLPKVTTDDRTVIITSVNEAFARPGSLLDVFRESFRAGEGIEHLLNHVLVVAVDDAAFAHCKAVHPHCYLLEVKSMNLSSANKFMSEAYVELVWTKLSLQQRVLELGYNFLFTDVDIVWFRNPFWHMSMFADMTTSSDIFHGDASSLDNWPNTGFYYVKATNRSVEMLRRWRAARARFPPNHEQAVFNEIKHELAGDLGVRIRFLDTARFAGFCQIYHSDIGAACTMHANCCFGLSNKLYDLREVLGQWRNFTGLTPEEKSRKFLWKDPTKCGSPDKKNWSINP; encoded by the exons ATGGGTCTGGGGCTCGGAGGCAAGGAGGCCTGCCAGCACGTGGTGTTCTTCCTCGTCGGCGCGGCGCTGCCCACtgccctcctcgtcctcctcgcgtCCGACCGCCTCGGAGAGGGCTTGTCCACCATCTCCAGTAGCTGGGGGCCAACTCCGACCCAGCTCCCGGCCTCGGCTGTAGGCGGCCCGCCGGCTCAGGGGGGCAACACTACTCTCTCagccggcggcgctgctccaACTGCTACCCACGCTCAGCAG TCCGAATTTGCAGATTTGGCCGAGCTGCTGCCCAAGGTCACCACCGACGACAGGACGGTGATCATCACGTCGGTGAACGAGGCGTTCGCGCGGCCCGGCTCGCTGCTCGACGTCTTCCGCGAGAGCTTCCGTGCCGGCGAGGGGATCGAGCACCTCCTCAACcacgtcctcgtcgtcgccgtcgacgacgcgGCGTTCGCGCACTGCAAGGCCGTGCACCCCCACTGCTACCTCCTCGAGGTCAAGTCCATGAACCTGAGCTCCGCCAACAAGTTCATGAGCGAGGCCTACGTCGAGCTGGTCTGGACCAAGCTCTCGCTGCAGCAGCGCGTCCTcgagctcggctacaacttccTCTTCACG GACGTGGACATCGTGTGGTTCCGCAACCCGTTCTGGCACATGAGCATGTTCGCGGACATGACGACGTCGAGCGACATATTCCACGGCGACGCCAGCAGCCTCGACAACTGGCCCAACACAGGGTTCTACTACGTCAAGGCGACGAACCGGAGCGTCGAGatgctgcggcggtggcgggcggcgcgggcgaggttCCCGCCGAACCACGAGCAGGCCGTCTTCAACGAGATCAAgcacgagctcgccggcgacctCGGGGTGCGTATCCGGTTCCTCGACACGGCGCGCTTCGCCGGCTTCTGCCAGATCTACCACAGCGACATTGGCGCCGCGTGCACCATGCACGCCAACTGCTGCTTCGGGCTCAGTAACAAGCTCTACGACCTGAGGGAAGTGCTGGGGCAGTGGAGGAACTTCACCGGCTTGACGCCGGAGGAGAAGAGCCGGAAGTTCTTATGGAAGGATCCCACCAAGTGCGGTTCGCCGGATAAAAAGAACTGGTCGATAAATCCGTGA